From Maridesulfovibrio ferrireducens, a single genomic window includes:
- a CDS encoding peroxiredoxin, with amino-acid sequence MSCENEYSGDFIPEAIIGERVETFVMEAFDPCDCGFCEVDFEEIQKAGKWTVLFFYPADFTFVCPTELADLASKHADLEKLGCEVISVSTDTKFVHLAWKTDERLLQDVKFKMAADPTGEVADFFGVYDPATGMALRGTFIINPDGILVSSEVNFYNVGRNADELLRKVEANVYLKDHPAEACPAKWTPGAKTLTPSEKLVGKVYEQLND; translated from the coding sequence ATGAGTTGTGAAAACGAGTATTCAGGTGATTTTATTCCGGAAGCAATAATCGGTGAAAGAGTTGAAACTTTTGTAATGGAAGCTTTCGATCCTTGTGATTGCGGTTTCTGCGAAGTGGATTTTGAAGAAATTCAGAAAGCAGGTAAGTGGACGGTTCTTTTCTTCTACCCTGCGGATTTTACATTTGTATGCCCCACAGAGCTGGCCGATCTAGCTTCCAAGCATGCAGATCTTGAAAAATTGGGATGCGAAGTTATTTCTGTTTCTACAGACACAAAGTTTGTACACCTCGCATGGAAGACTGACGAAAGATTGCTGCAAGATGTTAAGTTCAAAATGGCAGCAGACCCTACCGGTGAAGTGGCTGATTTCTTCGGTGTCTATGATCCTGCAACAGGTATGGCTCTGCGCGGAACATTCATCATCAATCCTGACGGTATTCTGGTTTCATCTGAAGTCAATTTTTACAATGTCGGGCGTAATGCTGATGAGCTCTTACGTAAGGTTGAAGCAAACGTGTATCTAAAAGATCATCCTGCAGAAGCCTGCCCTGCGAAGTGGACTCCCGGAGCAAAGACACTGACTCCTTCCGAGAAGTTGGTGGGTAAAGTTTACGAACAGCTGAATGATTAA
- a CDS encoding methyl-accepting chemotaxis protein, translating to MHNAEDVIAGNKLRGDFVQKIVDHLNWANQVNSLLTDKNVNTLDVQSDPHKCGFGKWYYSDARKKAEALVPAIKPFLAKIEDPHNKLHKSAIDIKEKYQPVDPELGSFLREKKLDHLKWMNTIIKELMNPQVRFIDVQADPHKCGLGKWLYSTENQAKAKNDSEYGVLVNFIMGPHSRLHDSVITLNNLLKNNDRAGAQNYFTTEVEKAAAETLSKVDGLISWHDAKLKALDEAASIYATQTVPALKSVQSLLTEIRATVADNIMTDEQMLSQAESTKRMIVIVVIVAAVAGIFMAWLISSGILVPLRKGLDFVSLVSTGDLSADVDLERNDELGKLADGMRNMVNELRGVVSSVNSATENVASGSEELSASAESLSQGATEQAASIEEVSSSMEEMGANIKQNADNAKQTEGVAEKAQEQAEQSGQAVGEAVTAMKSIAEKIMIIEEIARQTNLLALNAAIEAARAGEHGKGFAVVAAEVRKLAERSGIAASEISELSSSSVVVAERAGGMLQELVPSIRKTAELVQQIAAASDEQNTSVTQINQAIQQLDKIIQQNASASEEMASTSEELSAQGQMLQQSMSFFKLERIRAKRLPSGSGGYDNDEDGFDRF from the coding sequence GTGCATAACGCTGAAGATGTTATTGCGGGGAATAAGCTTCGAGGTGATTTTGTTCAGAAGATTGTAGATCACCTGAATTGGGCCAATCAGGTTAACAGTCTTTTGACTGATAAAAATGTAAATACGCTGGACGTGCAGAGTGATCCTCATAAATGCGGGTTCGGAAAATGGTATTATAGTGATGCCCGGAAAAAAGCGGAAGCTCTTGTTCCGGCGATTAAACCTTTTTTAGCAAAAATCGAAGACCCTCATAATAAACTTCATAAATCTGCTATTGACATTAAGGAGAAGTATCAGCCTGTAGACCCTGAACTGGGAAGTTTTTTAAGAGAAAAAAAGTTGGACCATCTCAAATGGATGAACACGATTATTAAAGAACTTATGAATCCACAAGTCAGGTTCATTGATGTTCAGGCTGATCCTCATAAGTGCGGGCTTGGTAAGTGGCTTTACTCCACTGAAAATCAGGCAAAAGCAAAGAACGATTCAGAGTATGGTGTACTGGTTAATTTTATCATGGGCCCGCATAGCAGGCTTCATGATTCCGTAATAACGCTTAATAACTTATTGAAAAATAATGATCGTGCCGGAGCTCAGAATTATTTTACAACTGAAGTTGAAAAAGCTGCTGCTGAGACTCTCTCAAAAGTCGACGGTTTGATTTCCTGGCATGATGCTAAATTGAAAGCTCTTGATGAAGCCGCCAGTATTTATGCGACGCAAACCGTTCCGGCCCTTAAATCAGTACAAAGTCTTTTGACAGAAATTCGAGCTACTGTTGCGGACAATATTATGACAGATGAGCAGATGCTCAGTCAGGCAGAAAGTACGAAGCGTATGATCGTGATTGTTGTAATTGTTGCTGCTGTTGCAGGAATTTTTATGGCTTGGCTTATTTCCAGCGGAATACTTGTTCCTTTGCGAAAAGGACTCGACTTCGTCAGTCTGGTCAGCACAGGAGATCTTTCTGCCGATGTTGATCTAGAGCGTAACGATGAACTTGGTAAGCTTGCTGATGGAATGCGGAATATGGTGAACGAGCTTAGAGGGGTTGTATCCAGTGTAAACAGTGCAACTGAAAATGTTGCCAGCGGAAGTGAAGAGTTGTCAGCTTCGGCAGAAAGCCTCTCGCAGGGAGCTACGGAGCAAGCAGCTTCGATTGAAGAGGTTTCTTCCTCCATGGAGGAAATGGGGGCCAACATTAAACAGAATGCTGATAATGCAAAGCAGACTGAAGGTGTTGCAGAGAAGGCACAGGAGCAGGCTGAACAGAGTGGGCAGGCCGTAGGTGAAGCTGTTACCGCCATGAAGAGCATTGCAGAAAAAATTATGATAATTGAAGAGATCGCAAGGCAGACTAATCTGCTTGCTCTTAATGCTGCAATCGAAGCCGCCCGGGCCGGAGAGCACGGTAAGGGTTTTGCGGTTGTTGCGGCAGAGGTTAGAAAATTGGCCGAACGAAGCGGAATCGCCGCATCCGAGATCAGTGAATTGTCTTCTTCATCTGTGGTTGTTGCAGAACGGGCCGGAGGAATGCTGCAAGAGCTTGTTCCGAGTATCCGCAAGACAGCAGAGCTTGTACAGCAAATAGCCGCAGCCAGTGACGAACAGAATACGAGTGTAACGCAGATAAATCAGGCTATCCAGCAATTGGATAAGATTATCCAGCAGAACGCTTCAGCTTCCGAGGAAATGGCTTCAACTTCTGAGGAACTTTCAGCGCAAGGACAGATGTTGCAGCAGAGTATGTCTTTTTTCAAGCTTGAGAGGATAAGAGCAAAAAGGCTTCCATCAGGTTCAGGCGGCTACGATAATGATGAAGACGGATTTGATAGATTTTAA
- a CDS encoding ChaN family lipoprotein translates to MFRYNINIRARGLRTLCALFFIFAISGCTKPIHPDMAVSFLPCSGEYINSAGEKLSFAEVVQNASRADYVLIGEGHTNRCDHEAQFNLIQGLTRNHRKVSIGFEMISSEKQDVLNRFNLGQLSVDELPEKLDWKNEWRYDFNFFRSVFELAKKRELTVAALNFPFRLTKEVREKGLEGLSVPDRALLPQKVIPAPAQQEESLKEVLSMHANRDSSDPAQVERFLLVQSLWDTAMAERAINLRRSSKNSVVVLAGAGHVEHGWGIAHRLKELDPEAKVFMFMPWRGEEFYPTAADSFFYCPPSYESRLGMTVEMRQGKAVIVAVKRDQKAFKYGIRPGDVLLKAQGIPVRSLFAMHMAGAKAHKENKPLVFKLDRRGMTFSIDLGLLVRSKEK, encoded by the coding sequence ATGTTCCGATATAATATTAATATCCGCGCAAGGGGTCTTCGGACTCTTTGCGCGCTTTTTTTTATCTTTGCCATTTCAGGATGTACCAAGCCGATACACCCCGATATGGCTGTATCTTTTTTGCCTTGCTCCGGTGAATATATAAATTCAGCGGGAGAGAAGCTCTCGTTTGCTGAAGTTGTGCAGAATGCCAGTCGTGCTGACTATGTGCTGATCGGCGAGGGTCACACAAACAGGTGCGATCACGAAGCTCAATTTAATTTGATTCAAGGGCTTACACGTAATCACCGCAAAGTTTCTATTGGTTTTGAAATGATCAGCTCCGAAAAGCAGGATGTTCTTAATCGTTTTAATCTTGGACAACTCAGTGTGGATGAGTTGCCGGAAAAGCTGGATTGGAAAAACGAGTGGAGATATGACTTTAACTTTTTCCGTTCTGTGTTTGAGCTTGCTAAAAAACGAGAACTGACTGTAGCCGCTTTGAATTTTCCCTTTAGACTTACAAAAGAAGTTCGTGAAAAGGGGCTTGAAGGATTGTCCGTCCCGGACCGGGCATTGCTGCCGCAAAAAGTTATTCCGGCGCCTGCGCAACAGGAAGAAAGTTTAAAAGAAGTTCTCTCTATGCACGCTAACCGGGACTCATCTGACCCCGCGCAGGTTGAAAGATTTTTACTGGTTCAGTCTTTATGGGATACCGCTATGGCGGAGCGGGCGATTAACCTGCGTCGAAGCTCGAAAAATTCAGTTGTAGTGCTTGCGGGTGCGGGGCATGTTGAACATGGCTGGGGGATCGCTCACAGGCTTAAAGAGCTGGACCCTGAAGCAAAGGTTTTTATGTTCATGCCGTGGCGTGGCGAAGAATTTTATCCCACTGCCGCAGATTCTTTTTTTTATTGCCCTCCCTCTTATGAAAGCAGACTGGGGATGACCGTGGAAATGCGTCAGGGAAAAGCCGTGATTGTTGCTGTTAAGCGTGATCAGAAAGCGTTTAAGTATGGCATTCGGCCCGGAGACGTGTTGCTGAAGGCGCAAGGAATTCCTGTGCGTTCACTTTTCGCTATGCATATGGCCGGGGCAAAAGCGCACAAAGAGAATAAGCCTCTTGTTTTTAAGTTGGACAGAAGAGGTATGACTTTTAGTATCGATTTAGGGTTGCTTGTCAGATCTAAAGAAAAGTAA
- the mutM gene encoding bifunctional DNA-formamidopyrimidine glycosylase/DNA-(apurinic or apyrimidinic site) lyase: MPELPEVEVISRGLAKALVGKTIESVKILNHGTVKMPWHVFASRVAGCSVSRVHRRGKLLIMDLGEDLHVTFHLKMTGRVLAHESAISPDKHSRVVFGLTDGGSIEFHDTRKFGEVRALSTSELEEWSFYRKLGPEPLETSAADLADILVGRKAQMKGLLLNQSVVAGIGNIYADESLFRSGIHPKAKASDLSKETLENLFVEVQKVLKQAISENGSSIRDYVDAGGDAGGFQNSFKVYGKKGEACPNCGETFESGTVAGRGSTFCSNCQKMSD; this comes from the coding sequence ATGCCAGAATTACCAGAAGTAGAAGTTATCTCACGCGGTCTTGCCAAAGCACTTGTAGGTAAAACCATTGAATCCGTTAAAATATTAAATCATGGCACTGTAAAAATGCCGTGGCATGTTTTCGCCTCAAGGGTCGCAGGTTGTTCCGTTAGCCGTGTCCACAGACGGGGAAAGCTGCTTATCATGGATTTGGGAGAGGATCTGCATGTAACCTTTCATCTTAAAATGACAGGCAGAGTGCTGGCACATGAAAGTGCTATTTCACCTGACAAACATTCCCGCGTTGTTTTCGGGTTGACAGATGGCGGTTCAATCGAATTTCACGATACCCGCAAATTCGGGGAAGTTCGCGCACTGAGCACGTCAGAACTTGAAGAGTGGTCCTTTTATCGCAAGCTCGGGCCGGAACCTCTTGAAACTTCCGCCGCCGATCTTGCTGATATTCTGGTCGGAAGAAAGGCTCAGATGAAAGGGCTTTTATTGAATCAGTCCGTTGTTGCAGGAATAGGCAATATCTATGCTGACGAGTCCCTTTTCCGTTCAGGAATTCATCCCAAAGCCAAGGCTTCTGATCTCTCAAAAGAAACACTTGAAAATTTATTCGTAGAAGTTCAAAAGGTGCTGAAGCAAGCTATCAGCGAAAACGGCAGTTCTATCCGTGATTACGTTGATGCCGGTGGAGACGCCGGTGGATTTCAGAACAGTTTCAAAGTTTACGGCAAAAAAGGTGAAGCTTGTCCTAATTGCGGAGAAACATTTGAAAGCGGAACTGTCGCCGGGCGTGGATCAACTTTTTGCAGTAATTGCCAGAAAATGAGTGATTAA
- a CDS encoding class I SAM-dependent methyltransferase: MIWDGSDAEKFDKWFRTPEGRFALEQEVNLMDHLISGWPRRKRKLLEVGCGTGIFLEHLYRSGFDVTGVDKSSVMLDAAIERLGKRASLYQCNGEILPFDDNEFDFTVLWTVLEFCSDPEAVIAEAARVSAGGILVGFLNRHSIYFFTHGRMWPWASANTLRKAHWFSPSEMRGALYGGTGYKPSMTRSVLPGPMWSWKSKVPWKYLNGFIYPPYVGAFTACRVDFCNRIPLNPLHAWKSAPTGISSAKRKSLKPECYRGSKCSLDK, from the coding sequence ATGATTTGGGACGGATCTGATGCTGAAAAATTTGATAAGTGGTTCAGAACTCCTGAAGGGCGTTTTGCTCTCGAACAGGAAGTGAACCTTATGGATCACTTAATCTCAGGTTGGCCCCGTCGCAAAAGAAAATTACTTGAAGTCGGCTGTGGAACAGGAATATTTTTAGAGCATCTTTATCGAAGCGGTTTCGATGTTACCGGAGTTGATAAGTCTTCTGTCATGCTTGATGCTGCAATTGAAAGGCTCGGGAAAAGGGCATCGCTTTATCAGTGTAACGGTGAAATTCTTCCTTTTGATGATAATGAGTTTGATTTTACGGTGCTCTGGACCGTTCTTGAATTCTGTTCCGACCCTGAAGCCGTGATAGCTGAGGCTGCAAGAGTTTCTGCGGGTGGTATTCTGGTTGGTTTTCTTAACCGTCATTCAATATATTTTTTTACTCACGGAAGAATGTGGCCTTGGGCTTCTGCAAACACATTAAGGAAGGCTCACTGGTTTTCTCCTTCTGAAATGCGGGGAGCATTGTACGGAGGAACAGGGTATAAACCTTCCATGACTCGTTCTGTTTTGCCCGGCCCCATGTGGAGCTGGAAAAGCAAAGTCCCTTGGAAATATCTGAACGGTTTTATTTATCCTCCTTATGTCGGTGCATTCACTGCGTGCAGGGTTGATTTTTGTAACAGGATACCTCTTAATCCTCTTCATGCTTGGAAATCAGCTCCTACCGGTATCTCTTCCGCAAAAAGAAAGTCTTTGAAGCCGGAATGCTATAGAGGTTCAAAATGTTCTCTTGATAAGTGA
- a CDS encoding tRNA1(Val) (adenine(37)-N6)-methyltransferase codes for MSEEARQMFPKGLKQPETGFRFSTDSLLLSSFVPVSGKCRILDLGTGCGVIPLGIALRNPVEDLYITGVDINPVMLECANHNVAESGFTDKIEILEGNVCNPQFAPAESYDVVVSNPPYWCEGRGRPCPDADRNRARFEVEAELEDFAKTAARMVRFRGKVCFVFLAERVTPLLAVLTRFKLEPKRIKFVHSHMDRSAKVVLVEAVKNGKAGLIVEPPLVLFEDKSKGSVYSQSALDFCKFIMK; via the coding sequence GTGAGCGAAGAAGCGCGACAGATGTTTCCGAAAGGGCTTAAGCAGCCTGAAACAGGGTTTCGATTTTCTACAGATTCATTATTGCTGAGCAGTTTTGTGCCGGTATCAGGTAAGTGTCGTATTCTCGATTTAGGCACAGGATGCGGAGTCATTCCATTGGGAATTGCTTTGCGTAATCCTGTTGAAGATTTATATATTACCGGAGTTGATATCAACCCGGTGATGCTTGAATGTGCGAACCATAATGTTGCTGAGTCAGGTTTTACGGATAAAATAGAAATTTTAGAGGGCAACGTTTGTAATCCACAGTTTGCCCCTGCGGAAAGCTATGATGTGGTTGTGTCCAATCCTCCATATTGGTGTGAAGGAAGAGGGAGACCCTGTCCTGACGCTGATAGGAATAGAGCCAGGTTCGAAGTTGAAGCCGAACTGGAAGATTTTGCAAAGACAGCGGCGCGTATGGTGCGGTTTCGGGGCAAAGTCTGCTTTGTATTTCTTGCGGAAAGAGTTACTCCGCTGTTAGCCGTATTGACCCGTTTCAAGTTGGAACCGAAAAGAATAAAGTTTGTGCATAGTCATATGGATCGTTCGGCTAAAGTCGTTTTAGTTGAAGCTGTGAAAAATGGTAAGGCGGGGCTGATAGTAGAACCGCCTTTGGTACTTTTTGAAGATAAAAGCAAAGGTTCAGTTTATAGCCAAAGTGCATTAGACTTTTGCAAATTTATAATGAAGTGA
- the murJ gene encoding murein biosynthesis integral membrane protein MurJ, with protein sequence MTAESAKIVRNASVVAGATLLSRILGFVRDLIVAFALGAGLPADAFFVAFRIPNLLRRLFGEGSLTMAFVPVFSRVKNEQGQDAAFDMARSALVWLVLILGVITVLAIVGAKPLVLMIAPGFDRNPELMSLTVDLLRICFPYIIFICGVALCMGVLNSMGHFMAPALAPCALNVSLIGSALVGYFTGNNVAVFMAWGVLIGGVLQWLLQQPYLRRVGLSWRGNRSLDNPGVKRMGKLMLPTVFGAAVYQINIVLGTLLASFLPVGSVSYLYYSDRLVQFPLGVFGIAVGTAALPSLSALCAKGKDREFAETLKHTVGLTLFISLPAMAGLVTLAEPLIKLLFQRGAFDAVAVTATAQALVAYGIGLPFIAMSRPLVSAFYAQEDTKTPVKIAILCLIANVGVGYVLMQSIAHVGLALAVSLSSTLNFLLLAGIMWRRTGVCPLPWAGAFKSFLLSCLIGAGAWYSVSYGILWFFMIPVWVLIYGFGSLLLKSDDALMLMNALRRRRA encoded by the coding sequence ATGACCGCTGAATCAGCTAAAATTGTTAGAAACGCTTCGGTTGTTGCCGGAGCGACGCTACTATCAAGGATACTCGGATTTGTCCGGGACTTGATTGTAGCCTTTGCTTTGGGTGCCGGTTTGCCTGCGGATGCTTTTTTTGTGGCATTTCGTATTCCGAATCTGCTTCGCCGTTTGTTCGGAGAAGGTTCGTTGACCATGGCTTTTGTGCCTGTTTTCAGCCGCGTGAAGAATGAGCAGGGGCAGGATGCCGCTTTTGATATGGCCCGTTCGGCGCTTGTCTGGCTGGTGCTGATTCTCGGAGTGATAACGGTTCTGGCAATTGTTGGCGCAAAACCGCTGGTTTTGATGATTGCACCGGGTTTTGATCGTAATCCTGAATTGATGTCTCTTACGGTTGATCTTTTAAGAATCTGTTTTCCATATATAATTTTTATTTGCGGTGTTGCATTGTGCATGGGAGTTTTGAACAGCATGGGCCATTTTATGGCTCCAGCCCTAGCCCCGTGTGCTTTAAATGTATCCCTTATCGGCTCCGCGCTCGTCGGTTATTTTACCGGAAACAATGTGGCCGTGTTTATGGCGTGGGGCGTATTGATTGGCGGAGTTTTGCAATGGCTTCTGCAACAGCCTTATTTGCGCAGAGTCGGTCTTTCATGGCGTGGCAATCGCAGCCTTGATAATCCGGGCGTTAAGCGCATGGGTAAATTGATGCTGCCGACCGTTTTCGGAGCGGCTGTGTATCAGATTAATATTGTTCTGGGCACGCTTTTGGCTTCATTTCTTCCAGTGGGCAGTGTTTCTTATCTTTATTACTCTGATAGGCTTGTTCAATTTCCACTGGGAGTTTTCGGGATTGCCGTTGGAACAGCCGCATTACCGAGTCTTTCTGCTCTCTGCGCTAAAGGAAAAGACCGTGAATTTGCCGAGACCTTGAAGCATACAGTCGGTCTGACTCTTTTTATCAGCCTGCCTGCAATGGCTGGTCTGGTAACCCTTGCCGAACCGCTTATTAAATTACTTTTCCAGCGCGGAGCTTTTGATGCAGTGGCTGTTACTGCCACTGCGCAAGCTTTGGTCGCTTATGGCATCGGTCTTCCTTTTATAGCTATGTCCCGTCCTTTGGTTTCAGCTTTTTATGCTCAGGAAGACACCAAAACTCCGGTTAAAATTGCAATCTTGTGTCTCATCGCCAATGTAGGCGTCGGGTATGTGTTAATGCAGTCTATAGCTCATGTTGGTTTGGCTTTAGCTGTTTCATTATCATCCACACTCAATTTTTTGTTACTTGCCGGAATTATGTGGCGCAGGACCGGAGTATGTCCTTTGCCGTGGGCGGGAGCGTTTAAAAGTTTTTTGCTCAGTTGCTTAATCGGGGCGGGAGCTTGGTATTCTGTTTCATACGGAATATTATGGTTCTTCATGATTCCTGTGTGGGTGCTGATTTACGGCTTCGGTTCTCTGCTACTTAAATCTGATGATGCATTAATGCTTATGAACGCATTACGCCGTAGAAGAGCTTAG
- a CDS encoding glycine zipper domain-containing protein produces the protein MKKMIPLAIICLLLLGSGCANKAQSGAGIGALAGATIGALTFKNKASGAAIGAGVGLLMGYIVGNEWDKYDEQKVTHSLENTKSGETVSWKNPDTGKSYTAEPSPAYVNQDKICRDVTITEDGGEKVMAKACRGDDGVWRLKQ, from the coding sequence ATGAAAAAAATGATTCCACTTGCGATAATCTGTCTTCTTTTACTTGGTTCAGGCTGTGCAAACAAAGCTCAGTCCGGGGCTGGGATTGGCGCGCTTGCCGGAGCAACAATCGGAGCTTTGACCTTTAAAAATAAGGCTTCAGGAGCGGCTATCGGAGCAGGCGTGGGCCTTCTTATGGGGTATATTGTCGGTAATGAGTGGGATAAATATGACGAGCAAAAAGTAACTCATTCTTTAGAGAACACTAAATCCGGTGAAACTGTTTCATGGAAGAATCCTGATACCGGAAAATCTTATACCGCAGAACCTTCACCAGCTTATGTTAATCAGGATAAAATATGCCGTGATGTGACCATCACCGAAGATGGCGGGGAAAAGGTTATGGCGAAAGCCTGCCGTGGTGATGATGGAGTTTGGAGACTTAAGCAGTAA
- a CDS encoding phenylacetate--CoA ligase family protein codes for MTRKDRTEGIYSRREVLDEGERRQYCALQLKELLTYAYRYSEDVKKRFDRAQFQVEKFKDLSDLKLIPILKKKELIFLQSMGPRLGGLLTKDLGELRRIFLSPGPIFDPEDRSEDYWGWTEGFYAAGFRSGDVAQITLNYHLAPAGLMFEEPLRNLNCAVVPAGPGSTNSQLEIMQKLRVTGYVGTPSYLMHLAQKAEEAGLNLRKDLYLEVAFVTGEKFSEKVRTSLEKKFDLIMRQGYGTADVGCIGYECYHKNGLHITNRAFVEICHPDTGIPLKDGEVGEIVITAFNKTYPLIRLATGDLSYIDRSPCPCGRSTPRLGNIVGRVDTTARIKGMFVYPHQVEQVMAHFDEVKRWQIEVTNPGGIDEMILNIEVSNFKREDELLHMFREKIKLRPILKVLTPGSLPPQVKPIEDKRIWD; via the coding sequence ATGACTCGTAAAGACCGCACCGAAGGCATATACAGCCGTCGTGAAGTGCTGGATGAGGGCGAAAGGCGTCAATATTGCGCTTTGCAGCTTAAAGAGCTTCTGACCTATGCCTACCGCTATTCTGAAGACGTTAAAAAGCGTTTCGATAGAGCTCAGTTTCAGGTTGAAAAGTTTAAAGACCTTTCTGACCTTAAACTCATTCCTATACTAAAAAAGAAAGAACTTATATTTTTACAGTCCATGGGGCCACGTCTTGGCGGATTGTTGACTAAAGATCTCGGTGAGCTTCGCCGCATCTTTCTTTCCCCCGGTCCTATTTTCGATCCTGAAGACCGCAGTGAAGATTACTGGGGATGGACTGAAGGCTTTTATGCAGCCGGTTTCCGCTCAGGTGACGTAGCTCAGATTACTTTGAACTATCATTTGGCTCCTGCCGGACTGATGTTTGAAGAGCCTTTGCGTAATTTGAACTGTGCGGTTGTTCCTGCCGGACCAGGCAGTACCAACAGTCAGCTCGAAATCATGCAGAAGCTTAGAGTCACCGGATATGTAGGAACTCCTAGTTACCTTATGCATCTTGCTCAGAAGGCTGAAGAAGCCGGACTCAATCTGCGTAAAGATCTTTACCTTGAAGTTGCGTTTGTTACAGGCGAAAAATTCTCTGAAAAGGTTCGTACCTCTCTTGAGAAAAAATTCGACCTTATTATGCGTCAGGGTTATGGAACTGCTGATGTCGGTTGTATCGGTTACGAATGTTACCATAAGAACGGTCTGCACATCACCAACCGTGCGTTTGTTGAAATTTGTCATCCTGACACAGGTATTCCTCTTAAGGACGGCGAAGTCGGTGAAATCGTTATTACCGCTTTCAACAAGACTTATCCTTTGATCAGACTTGCTACCGGTGATCTCAGTTATATTGACCGCTCACCTTGTCCTTGTGGTCGTTCCACTCCAAGGCTTGGAAATATTGTCGGTCGTGTGGACACTACTGCCCGTATTAAGGGTATGTTTGTCTATCCGCATCAGGTTGAGCAGGTTATGGCTCATTTTGATGAAGTTAAGCGTTGGCAGATTGAAGTTACCAACCCCGGCGGTATTGATGAAATGATCCTCAATATTGAGGTTTCCAACTTTAAACGTGAAGATGAGCTTCTGCACATGTTCCGTGAAAAAATTAAACTGCGTCCTATCCTCAAGGTGCTGACTCCAGGCTCATTGCCTCCTCAGGTCAAACCTATTGAAGATAAGCGTATCTGGGATTAA
- a CDS encoding glycerate kinase yields MLMTKEQDHLAQIFSEALDRVDPYKIITNRLNLSNEILTVAMDEGDISVNLKDFERIIVIGAGKATAKMALAIEEILGDRIESGIISVKYGHTEKLQYIKTIEAAHPVPDENGVKAAHMIETLACSATDKTLVINLISGGGSALLTSPMNAEIDGKKISITLEDKQAVTKALLACGADISEINCIRKHLSNLKGGRLLRCLRPARSLNFILSDVVGDNLDTIASGMTSFDSSTYCDAISIIDHYEIRNKIPPHTLKALELGNLGKLVETLKKEEFNKVQADNILIGTNRIALLGARDKAIELGYNVQILTSRLEGEAANAADMFWAIAQDERQWDLLEKKPACIIAGGETVVTIKGNGKGGRNQEMALTFLMRLGQDKLEGKDIHFLAASTDGNDGPTDAAGGFADAAVLEKSREMGLSIADYLKNNDAYHFLKKVGALHKTGPTNTNVCDVQMLIVK; encoded by the coding sequence ATGCTGATGACTAAAGAACAGGACCATCTCGCACAGATCTTCTCCGAAGCACTTGATCGCGTTGATCCCTATAAAATCATTACCAACCGGTTAAACCTTTCAAATGAGATTTTAACAGTTGCCATGGATGAAGGTGATATATCGGTCAATCTGAAAGATTTCGAGCGCATTATTGTTATAGGTGCAGGTAAGGCCACAGCAAAAATGGCCCTTGCTATCGAAGAAATTTTAGGTGACCGCATTGAATCCGGTATTATTTCAGTTAAATACGGACACACCGAAAAACTACAATACATCAAAACAATTGAAGCCGCCCATCCAGTTCCTGATGAGAACGGAGTCAAAGCAGCTCACATGATCGAGACTCTGGCCTGCTCCGCAACAGATAAAACACTGGTCATAAATCTTATTTCAGGGGGAGGTTCCGCCCTGCTGACCAGTCCTATGAACGCAGAAATAGACGGTAAAAAAATCTCAATAACTCTTGAAGACAAGCAGGCTGTGACCAAAGCCCTGCTGGCCTGCGGTGCAGACATCAGCGAGATCAACTGCATCCGCAAACATCTTTCTAACCTTAAAGGCGGCCGACTGCTGCGCTGTCTACGTCCCGCACGATCTCTGAATTTCATTCTTTCCGATGTCGTCGGCGACAATCTCGACACTATTGCCTCGGGTATGACCAGCTTTGACAGCTCCACATATTGTGACGCCATATCTATTATTGATCATTATGAAATCAGAAACAAAATACCGCCCCACACGCTCAAAGCTCTTGAACTGGGCAATCTTGGAAAACTTGTTGAGACTTTAAAAAAAGAAGAATTCAATAAGGTACAAGCCGATAACATCCTCATCGGAACCAACCGCATTGCCCTACTGGGAGCGCGGGATAAGGCAATAGAGCTAGGCTACAATGTTCAGATTCTGACCTCACGCCTTGAAGGTGAAGCCGCCAATGCAGCCGACATGTTCTGGGCTATTGCGCAGGATGAAAGACAATGGGACCTGCTTGAGAAAAAACCGGCCTGTATTATCGCAGGCGGCGAAACAGTTGTGACCATCAAAGGAAACGGCAAAGGCGGCAGAAATCAGGAAATGGCTCTGACGTTTCTAATGAGACTCGGACAGGATAAACTTGAAGGTAAGGATATACACTTCCTTGCGGCCTCAACCGACGGTAACGATGGGCCGACCGATGCGGCAGGAGGATTTGCTGATGCTGCCGTTCTGGAAAAATCCCGCGAAATGGGACTTTCCATCGCCGACTATCTAAAAAACAACGATGCTTACCATTTCCTTAAAAAAGTAGGAGCGCTCCACAAAACAGGACCGACAAACACTAACGTCTGCGATGTGCAGATGCTTATCGTTAAATAG